A single region of the Leptothrix cholodnii SP-6 genome encodes:
- a CDS encoding glycosyltransferase family 2 protein: protein MDLSIIIVNWNSREFLRKALASIPESTSALSVEIIVIDSGSFDGCAEMLRQEHPQVRFIQAGKNLGFARANNAAFEVSRGEVLLFLNPDTEVIGAAIEALYWQLVNTPDAAIVGPKLLNSDGSVQDTCVRAFPTILNQMLDCDWLRRRFPGARLWGKQALLRPGRQACRVDAVSGACLMIKRAPFEAIGRFSTDYFMYAEDMALCLKAARAGFGICFVPAAVVVHHGGASSSQARVNTFSAVMAVESQWRFFRNTRSPRYAMLYRAALFGASALRVGVLLLIWPLQALFDRRAARSNAWPKWLARLRWAAGGERWARNDQEAQP from the coding sequence ATGGATCTGTCGATCATCATCGTCAACTGGAACTCCCGCGAGTTCCTGCGCAAGGCCCTGGCGTCGATCCCCGAGAGCACGAGCGCCCTGAGCGTCGAGATCATCGTGATCGACTCGGGTTCGTTCGACGGCTGCGCCGAGATGCTGCGCCAGGAGCATCCGCAGGTGCGCTTCATCCAGGCCGGGAAGAACCTCGGTTTTGCCCGCGCCAACAACGCCGCCTTCGAGGTCTCGCGCGGCGAGGTGCTGCTGTTCCTGAACCCGGACACCGAGGTGATCGGCGCGGCCATCGAGGCGCTCTACTGGCAACTGGTGAACACCCCGGACGCGGCGATCGTCGGCCCCAAGCTGCTCAACAGCGACGGCTCGGTGCAGGACACCTGCGTGCGTGCGTTTCCGACCATCCTCAACCAGATGCTCGATTGCGACTGGCTGCGCCGCCGGTTTCCGGGCGCGCGCCTGTGGGGCAAGCAGGCGCTGCTGCGCCCGGGCCGGCAAGCCTGCCGCGTCGATGCCGTCTCCGGCGCCTGCCTGATGATCAAGCGTGCGCCGTTCGAGGCCATCGGCCGCTTCAGCACCGACTACTTCATGTACGCCGAAGACATGGCGCTGTGCCTGAAAGCCGCGCGGGCCGGCTTCGGCATCTGTTTCGTGCCCGCGGCGGTGGTGGTCCACCACGGTGGCGCGAGCAGTTCGCAGGCGCGGGTGAACACCTTCTCGGCCGTCATGGCGGTCGAATCGCAGTGGCGCTTCTTCCGCAACACCCGATCGCCCCGCTACGCCATGCTCTACCGCGCCGCCCTGTTCGGCGCCAGCGCCTTGCGGGTCGGCGTTCTGCTGCTGATCTGGCCGCTGCAGGCGCTGTTCGACCGCCGCGCCGCGCGCAGCAACGCCTGGCCCAAATGGCTGGCCCGGCTGCGCTGGGCGGCCGGCGGCGAGCGCTGGGCCCGCAACGATCAGGAGGCCCAGCCGTGA
- the asnB gene encoding asparagine synthase (glutamine-hydrolyzing) gives MCGISALFDRSGQPVDRAILERMTASLTHRGPDGEGYFLDREIGLGHRRLSIIDVAGGAQPIGNEDASIQVVFNGEIYNFIELRAELIKCGHCFRSVCDTEVIVHAYEQWGTDCVKHFNGMFAFVLFDASDRSVFLARDPLGIKPLYVARVGEQLLFGSEIGALLQHPGLRREIDLDALAQLFTFRFVPSPKTLFKGIVKLQPGHWMRVTHKDVEVQRYWNRIPVQRTSWRENDLIEQYQALLEDAVRLQMRSDVPVGLFLSSGVDSGALLAIMSTYASGPVQTFTIGFEGGERTNEVDDARQTARQFGAEHHSMMLSHRDYIGYFERYMRDLEEPVAHEPAPAFYFLAQMTSSHVKVALTGQGADEPWAGYDRYLGVKLSGAYSRLPQRLTGQIARLVEHLPLPLERLKRGVASLGERDVLTRFTKIYSFFSADMKAQLYTGALKAGFERSRYGTRDALRPLQSDVDHLDPLSQMLYIDTRANLPDDLLMVADKTSMANSLEVRVPFLDHRLVEFIESLPPQLKLKGLSGKYLHKKAMTRWLPPQTVYRQKKGFAHPVADWLRGPMKPMVDDCLLGSDSHMGRYFDQGYIRQMIRRHQQGSEPFMRHLYLLVSLELWHRTFIQA, from the coding sequence ATGTGCGGCATCAGCGCCCTCTTTGACCGCAGCGGACAGCCCGTCGATCGGGCCATCCTCGAGCGCATGACGGCCTCGCTGACGCACCGCGGGCCGGACGGCGAGGGCTATTTTCTCGACCGCGAGATCGGCCTCGGCCATCGGCGCCTGAGCATCATCGACGTCGCCGGCGGAGCGCAGCCGATCGGCAATGAAGACGCCTCGATCCAGGTCGTCTTCAATGGCGAGATCTACAACTTCATCGAGCTGCGCGCCGAACTGATCAAGTGCGGGCATTGCTTCAGGAGCGTCTGCGACACCGAAGTCATCGTGCATGCCTACGAACAATGGGGCACGGATTGCGTGAAGCACTTCAACGGCATGTTCGCGTTCGTGCTCTTCGATGCATCGGACCGCTCGGTCTTTCTGGCGCGCGACCCGCTGGGCATCAAGCCGCTCTATGTCGCGCGGGTCGGCGAGCAGCTGCTGTTCGGTTCCGAGATCGGCGCCCTGCTCCAGCATCCCGGGCTGCGCCGCGAGATCGACCTCGACGCACTGGCGCAGCTGTTCACCTTCCGCTTCGTGCCCTCGCCCAAGACCTTGTTCAAGGGCATCGTCAAGCTGCAGCCCGGTCATTGGATGCGGGTCACGCACAAGGATGTCGAGGTGCAACGCTACTGGAACCGCATCCCGGTCCAGCGCACGAGCTGGCGCGAAAACGATCTGATCGAGCAATACCAGGCCTTGCTGGAAGACGCCGTGCGCCTGCAGATGCGCAGCGACGTTCCGGTCGGCCTGTTCCTGAGTTCAGGGGTCGATTCCGGCGCGCTGCTGGCGATCATGAGCACCTACGCGAGCGGGCCGGTGCAGACCTTCACCATCGGCTTCGAAGGCGGCGAGAGAACCAACGAGGTCGACGACGCCCGTCAGACCGCGCGCCAGTTCGGCGCCGAACATCACTCGATGATGCTGAGCCACCGCGACTACATCGGCTACTTCGAGCGCTACATGCGCGACCTGGAGGAACCGGTCGCCCATGAGCCCGCGCCGGCGTTCTATTTCCTGGCGCAGATGACGAGTTCGCACGTCAAGGTGGCCTTGACCGGGCAAGGCGCCGACGAGCCCTGGGCCGGCTACGACCGCTACCTGGGCGTCAAGCTCTCGGGTGCCTACAGCCGCTTGCCGCAGCGCCTGACCGGCCAGATCGCCCGCCTGGTCGAGCACCTGCCGCTGCCGCTGGAGCGCCTCAAGCGCGGCGTGGCGTCGCTGGGCGAGCGCGACGTCCTGACCCGCTTCACGAAGATCTATTCGTTCTTCAGCGCCGACATGAAGGCGCAGCTCTACACCGGCGCACTCAAGGCCGGCTTCGAGCGCTCGCGCTACGGCACGCGCGATGCGCTGCGCCCGCTGCAGAGCGACGTCGATCATCTCGACCCGCTCTCGCAGATGCTCTACATCGACACCCGCGCCAACCTGCCCGACGACCTGCTGATGGTGGCCGACAAGACCTCGATGGCCAACTCGCTGGAGGTGCGCGTGCCCTTCCTGGACCATCGCCTGGTCGAGTTCATCGAGAGCCTGCCGCCGCAACTCAAGCTCAAGGGGCTGAGCGGCAAGTACCTGCACAAGAAGGCGATGACGCGCTGGCTGCCGCCGCAGACGGTCTATCGGCAGAAGAAGGGCTTTGCACACCCGGTGGCCGACTGGCTGCGCGGGCCGATGAAACCGATGGTCGACGACTGCCTGCTCGGCAGCGATTCGCACATGGGGCGTTATTTCGACCAGGGCTACATCCGCCAGATGATCCGGCGCCATCAGCAAGGCAGCGAGCCGTTCATGCGCCACCTTTATCTGCTGGTGTCGCTGGAACTGTGGCACCGCACCTTCATCCAGGCATGA
- a CDS encoding glycosyltransferase, producing MNGTPTIAPFVIITPAHNEEALIEQTLESMVAQTVRPLKWVVVSDNSTDRTAEIVRRYAAQHDFMQLLEIRRDGTRHFGNKVHAFNAGLAEVGALDYRYIGNLDADISLPSHYFESLLGELDSDPSLGLAGGMVATRIGDRFVSQNVAPDSVAGAVQLFRRACFEQIGGYLALPEGGIDSAAEIMARMKGWKVRTFAALQVLEHRRTGTASAPPVAAKVREGQRLQSLGYGLLFLCLRCIYRSMDPPRLIGSAATLLGYVQRRLSGAPVVLPAEVVSFLKTEQQHKLLNSLRGAHVRHQRPL from the coding sequence ATGAACGGCACGCCGACCATCGCGCCTTTCGTGATCATCACGCCGGCGCACAACGAAGAAGCGCTGATCGAGCAGACGCTCGAATCGATGGTGGCGCAGACCGTGCGGCCGCTCAAGTGGGTCGTCGTCAGCGACAACTCGACCGACCGCACGGCCGAGATCGTGCGCCGATACGCGGCGCAGCACGACTTCATGCAGCTGCTCGAGATCCGGCGTGACGGCACGCGGCACTTCGGCAACAAGGTCCATGCCTTCAATGCCGGACTGGCCGAGGTGGGCGCTCTCGACTACCGCTACATCGGCAACCTGGACGCCGACATCTCGCTGCCGAGTCACTACTTCGAATCGCTGCTGGGCGAACTCGACAGCGACCCGAGCCTGGGCCTGGCCGGTGGCATGGTGGCGACCCGGATCGGCGATCGCTTCGTGAGCCAGAACGTCGCGCCCGACAGCGTCGCCGGGGCGGTGCAGCTGTTCCGGCGGGCCTGCTTCGAGCAGATCGGCGGCTATCTCGCCCTGCCCGAAGGTGGCATCGATTCGGCGGCCGAGATCATGGCGCGCATGAAGGGCTGGAAGGTCCGCACCTTCGCGGCCTTGCAGGTGCTGGAGCATCGCCGCACCGGCACCGCATCCGCACCGCCGGTGGCCGCCAAGGTGCGGGAGGGTCAGCGGCTGCAGTCGCTCGGCTACGGCCTGCTGTTCCTGTGCCTGCGCTGCATCTATCGCTCGATGGATCCGCCGCGCCTGATCGGCAGCGCCGCCACCTTGCTGGGTTACGTCCAGCGCCGGCTCAGCGGTGCGCCGGTGGTGCTGCCGGCGGAGGTCGTGAGCTTCCTGAAGACCGAGCAGCAACACAAGCTGCTGAACTCGCTGCGAGGTGCGCATGTGCGGCATCAGCGCCCTCTTTGA
- a CDS encoding DUF354 domain-containing protein, which produces MPVTAATDPNPPQPLSASSYRDILHSTLLIGGSTAVRVLIGIARTKVMAVLLGPAGVGLMGVYLSIIDLTHSVAGMGINNSGVRQIAESAASGDALRMAQTIVVLRRVAVALGIFGGLLLILLARPIAQATFGNDAHATAVAVLSLAVFLRLVSDGQGALIQGMRRIADLARISVLGALCGTLASIPFVYYLGQDGVVPALVTVTALTAATFWWYSQKVHIEPCVLSHAQIRHEATALLKLGFAFMASGLLITAAAYIVRLFVLRQAGLGAAGLYQAAWTLGGLYTGFILHAMGTDFYPRLVGVITDNGRANQMVNQQAQISLLLAAPGVIATLTFASLVIALFYTAEFSAAIDVLRWICLGMALRVITWPMGYIIVATNRQALFFGVELAWTLANVGLSWWCVQRFGLNGAGIAFFGSYVFHGLVVYAVVRRLTGFRWSRVNARTGLLFISAIGLVFVGFQLLPPMWAIGMGTLAMLVSSGYALQVLLVLVPPQQLPGPLRHLRHLRRRDAASQGRARQIWIDLDNSPHVPFFRPIVDELRGQGYTVLLTARDAFQVTDLARLNQMPCITVGRHFGKNKLMKALGLLVRAAQLLPLIVRNRPDLAVSHGSRAQIMAARLLGIPAVVIADYEHVTHVNRADVMIVPEIIPSDVAGRFADRVFKYPGIKEDVYAAAFKPDPAIVEELGLAADKIVVTVRPPATEAHYHNPESEALFAAVIELLAQDARVQVVLLPRNQRQGEQIARQWPEHLASGKMSIPGRAVDGLNLVWHSDLVISGGGTMNREAAALGVPVYSIFRGPIGAVDRYLVEQGRLVMLESIEDVRTRIDLTQRHRVPPVAHAERSALHTIVDQIARIARGE; this is translated from the coding sequence ATGCCCGTCACCGCCGCCACCGATCCCAACCCGCCGCAGCCCCTGAGCGCCAGTTCATACCGCGACATCCTCCACTCGACGCTGCTGATCGGCGGTTCGACCGCCGTGAGGGTGCTGATCGGCATTGCCCGCACCAAGGTCATGGCGGTGCTGCTCGGCCCGGCGGGTGTCGGCCTGATGGGGGTCTACCTGTCGATCATCGACCTGACCCACAGCGTGGCCGGCATGGGCATCAACAACAGCGGCGTGCGCCAGATCGCCGAGTCGGCCGCTTCAGGCGACGCCCTGCGGATGGCCCAGACCATCGTCGTGCTGCGCCGGGTCGCGGTGGCGCTGGGCATCTTCGGGGGCCTGCTGCTGATCCTGCTGGCGCGGCCGATCGCACAGGCCACCTTCGGCAATGACGCCCACGCCACGGCCGTGGCCGTGCTGTCGCTGGCGGTGTTCCTGCGGCTCGTGTCGGACGGCCAGGGGGCGCTGATCCAGGGCATGCGACGCATCGCCGACCTGGCCCGCATCAGCGTGCTGGGCGCGCTGTGCGGCACGCTGGCCAGCATCCCGTTTGTCTACTACCTCGGCCAGGACGGCGTGGTGCCCGCACTGGTGACGGTGACGGCGCTGACCGCCGCGACCTTCTGGTGGTACAGCCAGAAGGTGCACATCGAACCGTGTGTGCTGTCGCATGCGCAGATCCGCCACGAAGCGACCGCGCTGCTCAAGCTCGGCTTCGCCTTCATGGCCAGCGGGCTGCTGATCACGGCCGCGGCCTACATCGTGCGGCTGTTCGTGCTGCGCCAGGCCGGGCTGGGTGCGGCCGGCCTGTACCAGGCTGCCTGGACCCTGGGCGGGCTCTACACCGGCTTCATCCTGCACGCCATGGGGACCGACTTCTATCCGCGCCTGGTCGGTGTCATCACCGACAACGGCCGCGCCAACCAGATGGTCAACCAGCAGGCGCAGATCAGCCTGCTGCTGGCCGCGCCGGGCGTGATCGCGACGCTGACCTTCGCCTCGCTCGTGATCGCCTTGTTCTACACCGCCGAGTTCAGCGCCGCCATCGACGTGCTGCGCTGGATCTGCCTGGGCATGGCGCTGCGCGTGATCACCTGGCCGATGGGCTACATCATCGTCGCCACAAACCGGCAGGCGCTGTTCTTCGGCGTCGAGCTGGCCTGGACGCTCGCCAATGTCGGCCTGTCGTGGTGGTGCGTGCAGCGCTTCGGCTTGAACGGTGCCGGCATCGCCTTCTTCGGCTCGTACGTGTTTCACGGCCTGGTGGTCTATGCGGTGGTGCGTCGCCTGACCGGCTTCCGCTGGTCACGCGTGAATGCACGCACCGGCCTGCTGTTCATCAGCGCCATCGGCCTGGTGTTCGTCGGTTTCCAGCTCCTGCCGCCGATGTGGGCCATCGGCATGGGCACGCTGGCGATGCTCGTCAGCAGCGGCTACGCGCTGCAGGTGCTGCTCGTGCTGGTGCCGCCGCAACAGCTGCCCGGCCCCCTGCGGCATCTGCGGCATCTGCGGCGCCGAGATGCGGCCAGCCAGGGTCGGGCCCGCCAGATCTGGATCGATCTCGACAACTCGCCTCACGTGCCCTTCTTCCGGCCGATCGTCGATGAACTGCGTGGCCAGGGCTACACGGTGCTGCTGACCGCGCGCGACGCCTTCCAGGTCACCGACCTGGCCCGGCTCAACCAGATGCCCTGCATCACCGTCGGTCGTCATTTCGGCAAGAACAAGCTGATGAAGGCACTCGGCCTGCTGGTCCGCGCCGCCCAGCTGCTGCCGCTGATCGTGCGCAACCGGCCCGACCTGGCGGTGTCGCACGGCTCGCGCGCGCAGATCATGGCGGCGCGCCTGCTGGGCATTCCGGCGGTGGTGATCGCCGACTACGAACACGTGACCCACGTCAATCGGGCCGACGTGATGATCGTTCCGGAGATCATTCCGAGCGACGTGGCCGGCCGCTTCGCCGACCGGGTGTTCAAGTACCCGGGTATCAAGGAGGACGTCTACGCCGCGGCCTTCAAGCCCGATCCGGCGATCGTCGAGGAGCTGGGCCTGGCGGCTGACAAGATCGTCGTCACCGTGCGCCCGCCCGCGACCGAAGCGCACTACCACAACCCCGAGAGCGAGGCGCTGTTCGCCGCCGTGATCGAGCTGCTGGCGCAGGACGCGCGGGTGCAGGTGGTCCTGCTGCCTCGTAATCAGCGCCAGGGCGAGCAGATCGCCCGGCAATGGCCCGAGCATCTGGCCAGCGGCAAGATGAGCATTCCGGGCCGGGCGGTGGACGGCCTGAACCTGGTCTGGCACTCCGACCTCGTCATCAGCGGCGGCGGCACCATGAACCGCGAAGCCGCCGCGCTGGGGGTGCCGGTCTACAGCATCTTCCGCGGCCCCATCGGCGCGGTCGACCGCTACCTGGTCGAACAGGGCCGCCTGGTGATGCTCGAAAGCATCGAGGACGTACGCACGCGCATCGACCTCACCCAACGGCACCGGGTGCCACCCGTGGCCCATGCCGAGCGCAGCGCGCTGCACACCATCGTCGACCAGATCGCCCGCATCGCCCGAGGTGAATGA
- a CDS encoding DegT/DnrJ/EryC1/StrS family aminotransferase, with protein sequence MAHEPVEGGGRMIPVAMPVMGEAEAEAARRAILSGWITQGPEVAAFEQAFASYVGAPHACAVSNCTTALHLALRVAGVQAGDEVITVSHSFIATANAVRYCGAVPVFVDIEPGSFNLDPARIEAAITDRTRAILCVHQMGLPCDLQRLVEIGHRHGLVVIEDAACAIGSEIAWQGEWQPIGRPHGDVACFSLHPRKVISTGEGGMLTTRRADWDRQYRLLRQHAMSVPDSVRHGADQVIFETYPTLGYNYRMTDIQAAVGREQLKRLPEIVARRRHLAAQYARQLAGIDGLGMPQEPAWARSNWQSYCVRLPARCDQRAVMQSLLDAGISTRRGIMCSHREPACRDVALTQPLPHSEAAQDHAILLPLYPQLTAQDQQRVVSALARACGVCALPTPESAQPVE encoded by the coding sequence GTGGCACATGAACCGGTCGAAGGCGGTGGCCGCATGATCCCGGTCGCGATGCCCGTGATGGGTGAAGCCGAAGCCGAGGCCGCCCGGCGCGCCATCCTGAGCGGCTGGATCACGCAGGGGCCGGAGGTGGCGGCGTTCGAGCAGGCGTTTGCCAGCTACGTGGGTGCGCCGCACGCCTGCGCGGTGTCGAACTGCACCACTGCCTTGCATCTGGCGCTGCGGGTGGCGGGTGTGCAGGCCGGTGATGAAGTGATCACCGTCAGCCACTCCTTCATCGCCACCGCCAATGCGGTGCGCTATTGCGGGGCCGTGCCGGTGTTCGTCGACATCGAGCCCGGCAGCTTCAACCTCGACCCCGCACGCATCGAGGCGGCGATCACCGACCGGACCCGGGCGATCCTGTGCGTGCATCAGATGGGCCTGCCCTGCGACCTGCAGCGGCTGGTCGAGATCGGCCACCGGCACGGCCTGGTGGTGATCGAGGACGCCGCCTGCGCGATCGGCAGCGAGATCGCCTGGCAGGGCGAATGGCAGCCGATCGGCCGACCGCACGGCGACGTGGCCTGTTTCTCATTGCACCCGCGCAAGGTCATCAGCACCGGCGAGGGCGGCATGCTGACGACCCGCCGCGCCGATTGGGATCGCCAATACCGGCTGCTGCGCCAGCACGCGATGAGCGTGCCCGACAGCGTGCGCCACGGTGCCGATCAGGTGATCTTCGAGACCTACCCGACGCTGGGCTACAACTACCGCATGACCGACATCCAGGCCGCCGTCGGCCGGGAGCAGCTCAAGCGGCTGCCGGAGATCGTGGCCAGGCGGCGCCACCTGGCGGCGCAGTACGCCCGTCAGCTGGCCGGGATCGACGGGCTGGGCATGCCGCAAGAGCCGGCATGGGCGCGCAGCAACTGGCAGAGCTATTGCGTGCGGCTGCCGGCGCGCTGCGATCAGCGCGCCGTGATGCAGTCCTTGCTCGATGCCGGCATCAGCACGCGGCGCGGGATCATGTGCAGCCACCGTGAGCCGGCCTGCCGCGACGTGGCGCTCACCCAGCCCCTGCCGCACTCCGAAGCCGCACAGGACCACGCCATCCTGCTGCCGCTGTATCCGCAGTTGACCGCGCAGGATCAGCAGCGCGTGGTGTCGGCACTGGCCCGGGCGTGTGGCGTGTGTGCCTTGCCCACGCCCGAGTCGGCACAGCCCGTCGAATGA
- a CDS encoding NAD-dependent epimerase/dehydratase family protein, with translation MNIDGARILVTGGAGLIGSTTIDLLLRQHAPAQIVILDNLVRGSLANVESALSDPRLRFVQGDICDAETVRRATTGMDAVIHLAALRITACAADARRAMQVMCDGSFNVVEAAREAGVAKIVAASSASIYGMADSFPTREDHHPYNNRTWYGASKVMLEGLLRSYHAMHALPYTAMRYFNVYGPRMDLHGQYTEVLIRWIDRIDAGLPPLILGSGQQTMDFVYIDDVARANVLALRSDADDEVFNVASGVETSLNQLAAALLDVMGSKLPVEYGPERLVNAVPRRLADTDRAARRLGFRSQVGLAEGLARLVDWWHMNRSKAVAA, from the coding sequence ATGAACATCGACGGCGCCAGAATCCTCGTCACGGGCGGGGCCGGGCTGATCGGCTCGACCACCATCGACCTGCTGCTGCGCCAGCATGCGCCGGCGCAGATCGTGATCCTCGACAACCTGGTGCGCGGCTCGCTGGCCAATGTCGAGTCGGCGCTGAGCGACCCGCGCCTGCGCTTCGTGCAAGGCGACATCTGCGATGCCGAAACGGTGCGCCGCGCCACCACCGGCATGGACGCGGTGATCCACCTCGCCGCCCTGCGCATCACGGCCTGTGCGGCCGATGCCCGGCGGGCAATGCAGGTGATGTGCGACGGCAGCTTCAACGTCGTCGAGGCGGCCCGCGAGGCCGGCGTGGCCAAGATCGTCGCGGCCTCGTCGGCGTCGATCTACGGCATGGCCGATTCGTTCCCGACCCGCGAAGACCACCACCCCTACAACAACCGCACCTGGTACGGCGCCAGCAAGGTGATGCTCGAAGGCCTGCTGCGCTCGTATCACGCGATGCACGCCCTGCCCTACACGGCGATGCGCTACTTCAATGTCTACGGGCCGCGCATGGACCTGCACGGCCAGTACACCGAGGTGCTGATCCGCTGGATCGACCGCATCGACGCCGGCCTGCCGCCGCTGATCCTCGGCTCGGGCCAGCAGACCATGGACTTCGTCTACATCGACGATGTCGCCCGCGCCAACGTGCTGGCGCTGCGCTCGGATGCCGATGACGAGGTCTTCAACGTGGCCAGCGGCGTCGAGACGAGCCTGAATCAGCTCGCCGCCGCACTGCTCGACGTGATGGGCTCGAAGCTGCCGGTCGAATACGGGCCCGAGCGCCTCGTCAACGCCGTGCCGCGCCGGCTGGCCGACACCGACCGGGCCGCTCGGCGGCTGGGCTTCCGATCGCAGGTCGGGCTCGCCGAAGGCCTGGCGCGGCTGGTCGACTGGTGGCACATGAACCGGTCGAAGGCGGTGGCCGCATGA
- a CDS encoding sugar transferase, with product MRAENRSLASSFEGIDRPDLAPSRPAHRFDDRQASASTRTASTASATPAPADSRWSDTLPFNDFLKDLHREKCRAERSRAALSLALFEIGTHQALHTRQADQLLEIIHGTKRETDILGHVGDDTIAVLCPDTDEHGMQSFLRHVAERTGGLHYETMAATYPDTLFETLAKGHGTRPPFQFFLAADAAGQHESGYPLKRVLDLVGALAALVLLGPLMLLVGATVALSSPGPVIFRQTRLGRGGQPFTFYKFRSMTSNVDDQIHRAFVTRLIRCDPPEDGAAEGKPAPYKLQRDPRVTRLGRLMRKTSIDELPQLFNVLKGDMSLVGPRPALPYEAALYQPWHLRRMLTLRPGITGLWQVEGRSRVSFNEMVRMDLRYIRDCSLALDLKILLKTVRVVLLCKGAV from the coding sequence ATGCGTGCTGAGAACCGGTCACTGGCCTCTTCCTTCGAGGGCATCGACCGGCCTGATCTCGCGCCGTCCAGGCCGGCGCACCGCTTCGACGACCGGCAAGCGTCGGCAAGCACCCGGACCGCTTCTACCGCGTCGGCCACGCCTGCGCCGGCCGATTCCCGCTGGTCCGACACGCTGCCGTTCAACGACTTCCTGAAGGATCTGCACCGGGAAAAATGCCGCGCCGAACGCTCGCGGGCGGCGCTGTCGCTGGCGCTGTTCGAGATCGGCACGCATCAGGCGCTGCACACGCGCCAGGCCGATCAGCTGCTGGAAATCATCCACGGCACCAAGCGCGAGACCGACATCCTCGGCCACGTCGGTGACGACACGATCGCCGTGCTGTGCCCGGACACCGACGAGCACGGCATGCAGTCCTTCCTGCGCCACGTCGCCGAGCGGACGGGCGGACTGCATTACGAAACGATGGCCGCCACCTATCCGGACACCCTGTTCGAGACCCTCGCCAAGGGCCACGGCACCCGGCCGCCGTTCCAGTTCTTTCTGGCCGCCGATGCTGCCGGCCAGCACGAGAGTGGCTATCCGCTCAAGCGCGTCCTCGATCTCGTGGGCGCACTCGCAGCACTCGTTCTGCTCGGCCCGCTGATGCTGCTGGTGGGCGCGACGGTCGCACTGAGTTCGCCCGGGCCGGTGATCTTCAGGCAGACCCGTCTGGGCCGGGGCGGCCAGCCCTTCACCTTCTACAAGTTCCGCTCGATGACCAGCAACGTGGACGACCAGATCCATCGCGCCTTCGTCACCCGCCTGATCCGCTGCGACCCGCCCGAGGACGGCGCCGCCGAGGGCAAGCCCGCGCCCTACAAGCTGCAGCGCGACCCGCGTGTCACGCGCCTGGGACGGCTGATGCGCAAGACCAGCATCGACGAACTGCCGCAGCTGTTCAACGTCCTCAAGGGCGACATGAGCCTGGTCGGCCCGCGGCCGGCCCTGCCCTACGAAGCCGCGCTCTACCAGCCGTGGCATCTGCGGCGCATGTTGACGCTGCGGCCCGGCATCACCGGCCTGTGGCAGGTGGAGGGCCGCAGCCGGGTCAGCTTCAACGAGATGGTGCGCATGGACCTGCGCTACATCCGCGACTGCTCGCTCGCACTCGATCTGAAGATCCTCCTGAAGACCGTGCGCGTCGTCCTGCTCTGCAAGGGCGCGGTCTAG
- a CDS encoding acyltransferase: MDRTDYPARSCRDAGCGVPTRMLGSMQSGRSRGDAHMPIAESVKLGSNVTVMHPTLVNLYGCTVGDDTRIGAFVEIQKGATVGARCKISSHSFICEGVRIDDEVFIGHGVMFTNDARPRATNADGQLQSAADWQLECTHVGRCASIGSGATILSGLTIGEGAMVGAGAVVTRDVPDHAIVAGVPARVIGDARTRR; the protein is encoded by the coding sequence ATGGACCGAACGGACTATCCGGCGCGGTCGTGCCGTGATGCGGGCTGCGGCGTCCCGACCCGCATGCTCGGGTCCATGCAAAGCGGTCGATCACGGGGAGATGCGCACATGCCGATAGCCGAGAGCGTGAAGCTGGGATCGAACGTCACGGTCATGCATCCGACGTTGGTGAACCTGTACGGATGCACGGTCGGCGACGACACGCGCATCGGCGCTTTCGTCGAGATCCAGAAGGGCGCCACGGTCGGGGCGCGTTGCAAGATCTCGTCGCACTCGTTCATCTGCGAAGGCGTGCGCATCGACGATGAAGTCTTCATCGGCCACGGCGTCATGTTCACCAATGACGCCCGTCCACGCGCCACCAATGCCGACGGCCAGTTGCAGTCGGCGGCCGATTGGCAGCTCGAATGCACGCACGTCGGGCGCTGCGCCTCGATCGGCAGCGGCGCGACCATCCTGTCAGGCCTGACGATCGGCGAAGGCGCGATGGTCGGGGCCGGTGCGGTGGTCACCCGCGATGTCCCCGATCACGCGATCGTGGCCGGCGTGCCGGCGCGCGTGATCGGCGATGCTCGCACCCGCCGCTGA